From Streptomyces yatensis, one genomic window encodes:
- the prfA gene encoding peptide chain release factor 1, whose protein sequence is MFEAVEELIGEHADLEKRLADPAVHADQREARRLNKRYAELTPVIAAYRAWKQAGEDIETARELAQDDPDFVDEVKELELSREELTDRLRLLLVPRDPSDDKDVILEVKAGEGGEESALFAGDLLRMYLRYAERVGWKTEILDANESDLGGYKDVQVAVKTKGGNGATEPGQGVWARLKYEGGVHRVQRVPATESQGRIHTSAAGVLVTPEAEEVEVEIGPNDLRIDVYRSSGPGGQSVNTTDSAVRITHLPTGIVVSCQNEKSQLQNKEQALRILRSRLLAAAQEEAEREASDARRSQVRTVDRSERIRTYNFPENRISDHRVGFKAYNLDQVLDGELEPVIQACVDADAAAKLAAAG, encoded by the coding sequence ATGTTCGAGGCGGTCGAGGAACTGATCGGCGAACACGCCGACCTCGAAAAGCGGCTCGCCGACCCCGCGGTCCACGCAGACCAGCGGGAGGCGCGTCGGCTCAACAAGCGCTACGCCGAGCTGACCCCGGTGATCGCCGCCTACCGCGCCTGGAAGCAGGCCGGGGAGGACATCGAGACCGCGCGCGAGCTGGCCCAGGACGACCCCGACTTCGTGGACGAGGTCAAGGAGCTGGAGCTCTCCCGCGAGGAGCTGACCGACCGGCTGCGGCTGCTGCTGGTGCCCCGCGACCCGAGCGACGACAAGGACGTCATCCTGGAGGTCAAGGCCGGAGAGGGCGGCGAGGAGTCCGCGCTGTTCGCCGGCGACCTGCTGCGGATGTATCTGCGGTACGCCGAGCGCGTCGGCTGGAAGACCGAGATCCTCGACGCCAACGAGTCCGACCTCGGCGGCTACAAGGACGTCCAGGTCGCGGTGAAGACCAAGGGCGGGAACGGCGCCACCGAGCCCGGCCAGGGCGTCTGGGCCCGGCTGAAGTACGAGGGCGGGGTGCACCGGGTGCAGCGGGTGCCCGCCACCGAGTCCCAGGGCCGCATCCACACCTCCGCGGCCGGTGTGCTGGTCACGCCCGAGGCCGAGGAGGTCGAGGTCGAGATCGGCCCCAACGACCTGCGGATCGACGTCTACCGCTCGTCGGGACCCGGCGGCCAGTCGGTCAACACCACCGACTCCGCGGTGCGCATCACCCACCTGCCCACCGGCATCGTCGTCTCCTGCCAGAACGAGAAGAGCCAGCTCCAGAACAAGGAGCAGGCGCTGCGCATCCTGCGCTCGCGGCTGCTGGCCGCCGCCCAGGAGGAGGCCGAGCGGGAGGCGTCGGACGCGCGCCGCAGCCAGGTCCGCACGGTCGACCGGTCCGAGCGCATCCGTACGTACAACTTCCCGGAAAACCGGATCTCGGACCATCGAGTCGGCTTCAAGGCGTACAACTTGGACCAGGTGCTCGACGGTGAACTCGAACCGGTCATCCAGGCATGCGTCGACGCCGA
- the rpmE gene encoding 50S ribosomal protein L31 produces the protein MKRDIHPEYVETQVSCTCGASFTTRSTVGGGTIRADICSECHPFYTGKQKILDTGGRVARFEARFGKNAGSAKK, from the coding sequence TTGAAGCGCGACATCCACCCGGAGTACGTCGAGACGCAGGTCAGCTGCACCTGTGGCGCCTCCTTCACCACCCGTAGCACCGTGGGCGGCGGCACCATCCGTGCCGACATCTGCTCCGAGTGCCACCCGTTCTACACGGGCAAGCAGAAGATCCTCGACACCGGTGGCCGCGTGGCGCGGTTCGAGGCCCGCTTCGGCAAGAACGCCGGGTCCGCCAAGAAGTAG
- a CDS encoding LCP family protein has translation MAEDSSNAPGNPGRHRARGAVSGRRRKRPSTRRRAVLYTVWTLAAVLVLGGAGLGYLYYKLNGNLTGVDVNAALGADRPENVDDGSMDILVLGSDSRAGKNAKYGTDEGTSRSDTAMIVHVYKGHKKASVISIPRDTLIQRPSCTTKGGQETPAVQAAMFNSAYEAGGPACTIKTIESMTGIRMDHFLEVDFSGFKQLINDLGGVNLTTTAPIHDPKSHLDLAPGPHTLDGEQSLGLVRTRHGVGDGSDLGRIKLQQAFVKALLDQVKHVDLFGNPKKLYDLADTSTKALTTDSELASVTKLKGFAESMKGIGSGDMKMTTLPVEYDPQNPARVLPMERKAKLIWTALRNDQPVPASATKGSAGDATDAGKVVK, from the coding sequence ATGGCCGAGGACAGCAGCAACGCACCGGGAAACCCGGGCCGCCACCGCGCCCGCGGGGCAGTGTCGGGCCGCCGCCGCAAGCGGCCCAGCACGCGCCGCAGAGCCGTGCTCTACACGGTGTGGACGCTGGCCGCCGTGCTGGTGCTGGGCGGTGCCGGACTCGGCTACCTCTACTACAAGCTGAACGGGAACCTCACCGGCGTCGACGTCAACGCCGCCCTCGGTGCCGACCGCCCCGAGAACGTCGACGACGGCTCGATGGACATCCTCGTCCTCGGCTCCGACTCCCGGGCCGGCAAGAACGCGAAGTACGGCACGGACGAGGGCACATCGCGCTCCGACACGGCGATGATCGTCCACGTCTACAAGGGCCACAAGAAGGCCAGCGTCATCAGCATCCCGCGCGACACCCTCATACAGCGGCCGTCCTGCACCACCAAGGGCGGGCAGGAGACGCCCGCCGTGCAGGCGGCGATGTTCAACAGCGCGTACGAGGCCGGCGGCCCGGCCTGCACCATCAAGACCATCGAGTCCATGACCGGCATCCGCATGGACCACTTCCTCGAGGTCGACTTCTCCGGCTTCAAGCAGCTGATAAACGACCTCGGCGGCGTCAACCTCACCACCACCGCCCCGATCCACGACCCGAAGAGCCACCTCGACCTGGCGCCCGGCCCGCACACGCTGGACGGGGAGCAGTCCCTGGGCCTGGTGCGCACCCGGCACGGCGTGGGCGACGGCAGCGACCTGGGCCGGATCAAGCTCCAGCAGGCGTTCGTCAAGGCGCTGCTGGACCAGGTCAAGCACGTCGACCTGTTCGGCAACCCGAAGAAGCTCTACGACCTCGCGGACACCTCCACCAAGGCGCTCACCACCGACTCCGAGCTGGCCTCGGTGACCAAGCTGAAGGGCTTCGCCGAATCGATGAAGGGCATCGGCTCGGGCGACATGAAGATGACCACGCTGCCCGTCGAGTACGACCCGCAGAACCCGGCCCGGGTGCTGCCCATGGAGCGCAAGGCCAAGCTCATATGGACGGCGCTCCGCAACGACCAGCCGGTCCCCGCCTCGGCCACCAAGGGCTCCGCGGGCGACGCCACCGACGCGGGCAAGGTCGTCAAATAG
- the rho gene encoding transcription termination factor Rho has protein sequence MSDTTDLMGVNASGTSDSGVGNNAPATDASAPATGAATGAAPRRRRSGTGLDAMVLAELQQLASSLGIKGTARMRKGQLIEVIKEKQAAGSGSAEGAESTPSAAEGATKPKRRATSRTRTGDDAEEKAGGAKSSKSAGKAEKADKADAEEKAVAQAQIEIPGQPGEPAGDEQPAGERRRRRATAPATTPDAGGTATAVETKTETRTDASAKTETRTEPKGDGKAEAAVDTAEGKGARGGDRQERGQKGDRRERQRDRGERGERGDRRGKGDDGQQGGGRQQRDGRGQSQQRADESDEDFDGGRRGRRGRYRDRRGRRGRDDFGNEPQVSEDDVLIPVAGILDILDNYAFIRTSGYLPGPNDVYVSLAQVRKNGLRKGDHVTGAVRQPREGERREKFNALVRLDSVNGMAPETGRGRPEFGKLTPLYPQDRLRLETEAGGLTTRIIDLVAPIGKGQRGLIVAPPKTGKTMIMQAIANAITRNSPECHLMVVLVDERPEEVTDMQRSVKGEVISSTFDRPAEDHTTVAELAIERAKRLVELGHDVVVLLDSITRLGRAYNLAAPASGRILSGGVDSTALYPPKKFFGAARNIEDGGSLTILATALVETGSRMDEVIFEEFKGTGNMELKLDRKLADKRIFPAVDVDPSSTRKEEILLAPEELNIVWKLRRVLHALDSQQAIELLLDKMKQTKSNAEFLMQIAKTTPTPGNNGD, from the coding sequence GTGAGCGACACCACCGATCTGATGGGCGTGAACGCCTCCGGCACCTCCGACAGCGGTGTCGGCAACAACGCGCCCGCCACGGACGCCTCCGCGCCCGCCACCGGTGCTGCCACTGGCGCTGCCCCGCGGCGACGCCGCTCGGGCACCGGCCTTGACGCCATGGTCCTGGCCGAGCTGCAGCAGCTCGCCTCGAGCCTTGGCATCAAGGGCACCGCACGGATGCGCAAAGGCCAGCTGATCGAGGTCATCAAGGAGAAGCAGGCCGCGGGCTCCGGCTCCGCCGAGGGCGCCGAGAGCACCCCGTCCGCCGCGGAAGGCGCGACCAAGCCCAAGCGCCGCGCCACCTCGCGGACCCGCACGGGCGATGACGCCGAGGAGAAGGCCGGCGGCGCCAAGTCCTCGAAGTCCGCCGGGAAGGCGGAGAAGGCCGACAAGGCCGACGCCGAGGAGAAGGCCGTCGCGCAAGCGCAGATCGAGATCCCGGGCCAGCCCGGTGAGCCCGCGGGTGATGAGCAGCCGGCCGGTGAGCGCCGCCGCCGCCGCGCCACCGCGCCCGCCACCACCCCCGACGCCGGGGGCACGGCCACCGCGGTCGAGACCAAGACGGAGACTCGTACGGACGCCTCCGCCAAGACCGAGACCAGGACCGAGCCCAAGGGCGACGGAAAGGCCGAGGCCGCCGTCGACACCGCCGAGGGCAAGGGCGCCAGGGGCGGTGACCGCCAGGAGCGCGGCCAGAAGGGCGACCGCCGGGAGCGTCAGCGCGACCGCGGGGAGCGCGGCGAGCGCGGTGACCGCCGCGGCAAGGGCGACGACGGACAGCAGGGCGGCGGCCGCCAGCAGCGCGACGGGCGCGGCCAGAGCCAGCAGCGCGCCGACGAGAGCGACGAGGACTTCGACGGCGGCCGCCGCGGCCGCCGGGGGCGCTACCGGGACCGCCGTGGCCGTCGTGGCCGCGACGACTTCGGCAACGAGCCGCAGGTGTCCGAGGACGACGTCCTGATCCCGGTCGCGGGCATCCTCGACATCCTCGACAACTACGCGTTCATCCGGACCTCCGGCTACCTCCCGGGCCCGAACGACGTCTACGTCTCGCTCGCCCAGGTCCGTAAGAACGGTCTGCGCAAGGGCGACCACGTCACCGGCGCGGTCCGTCAGCCGCGCGAGGGCGAGCGCCGCGAGAAGTTCAACGCGCTGGTGCGGCTGGACTCGGTCAACGGCATGGCGCCCGAAACCGGGCGCGGGCGGCCGGAGTTCGGCAAGCTGACGCCGCTTTACCCGCAGGACCGGCTGCGTCTGGAGACCGAGGCCGGCGGGCTGACGACCCGGATCATCGACCTGGTCGCGCCGATCGGCAAGGGGCAGCGCGGTCTGATCGTGGCCCCGCCGAAGACCGGTAAGACCATGATCATGCAGGCGATCGCCAACGCGATCACCCGCAACAGCCCCGAGTGCCATCTGATGGTCGTCCTCGTCGACGAGCGGCCGGAAGAGGTCACCGACATGCAGCGGTCGGTCAAGGGCGAGGTCATCTCCTCGACCTTCGACCGCCCGGCCGAGGACCACACCACCGTCGCGGAGCTGGCGATCGAGCGGGCCAAGCGCCTGGTCGAGCTGGGCCATGACGTGGTCGTCCTGCTGGACTCGATCACCCGCCTGGGCCGTGCCTACAACCTGGCGGCGCCCGCCTCCGGCCGCATCCTGTCCGGTGGTGTCGACTCGACCGCGCTCTACCCGCCGAAGAAGTTCTTCGGCGCCGCGCGCAACATCGAGGACGGCGGCTCGCTGACCATCCTGGCCACCGCGCTGGTCGAGACCGGCTCGCGGATGGACGAGGTGATCTTCGAGGAGTTCAAGGGCACCGGCAACATGGAGCTCAAGCTCGACCGGAAGCTCGCCGACAAGCGCATCTTCCCGGCGGTGGACGTCGACCCGTCCAGCACCCGTAAGGAAGAGATCCTGCTGGCGCCGGAGGAGCTGAACATCGTCTGGAAGCTGCGCCGGGTGCTGCACGCGCTCGACTCCCAGCAGGCGATCGAGCTGCTGCTGGACAAGATGAAGCAGACGAAGTCCAACGCCGAGTTCCTGATGCAGATCGCCAAGACCACGCCCACTCCGGGCAACAACGGCGACTGA
- the thrB gene encoding homoserine kinase — translation MAGPAFRAAAVRVRVPASSANLGPGFDALGLALGLYDDVVVRVADSGLHVDIAGEGAETLPRDESHLLVRSLRTTFDLLGGQPRGLEVVCANRIPHGRGLGSSSAAICAGIVAARAVTIGGAERLDNEAVLELATEIEGHPDNVAACLLGGFTLAWTDAGSARAIRMDPADSIVPVVFVPGRPVLTETARGLLPRTVPHVDAAVNAGRAALLVEALTRRPELLLAATEDRLHQEYRAPAMPESVSLVNRLRTDGVPAVISGAGPTVLALVEDGAADKVARLAGEGWAANRLALDAGGASVLPLT, via the coding sequence ATGGCCGGTCCAGCGTTCCGCGCCGCCGCCGTCCGAGTGCGCGTCCCCGCATCGAGCGCCAATCTCGGTCCCGGCTTCGACGCCCTCGGCCTGGCCCTGGGCCTCTACGACGACGTGGTGGTCCGGGTGGCCGACTCCGGGCTGCACGTCGACATCGCGGGCGAGGGCGCGGAGACGCTGCCGCGCGACGAGAGCCATCTGCTCGTACGCTCCTTGCGCACCACCTTCGACCTGCTGGGCGGGCAGCCCCGCGGCCTCGAGGTGGTCTGCGCCAACCGCATCCCGCACGGCCGGGGCCTGGGCTCCTCCTCCGCCGCCATCTGCGCCGGGATCGTCGCCGCGCGCGCGGTGACCATAGGCGGCGCCGAGCGGCTCGACAACGAGGCGGTGCTGGAACTGGCCACCGAGATCGAGGGCCACCCCGACAATGTCGCCGCCTGTCTGCTCGGCGGCTTCACCCTTGCCTGGACGGACGCGGGGTCCGCCCGGGCGATCAGGATGGACCCTGCGGATTCCATCGTTCCGGTGGTCTTCGTCCCTGGCCGGCCGGTGCTCACCGAGACCGCCCGCGGGCTGCTGCCGCGCACCGTCCCGCATGTGGACGCGGCGGTGAACGCGGGCCGGGCCGCGCTGCTCGTCGAGGCCCTGACCAGGCGTCCCGAGCTGCTGCTCGCGGCGACGGAGGACCGGCTGCACCAGGAATACCGTGCTCCGGCGATGCCCGAGAGCGTGAGCCTGGTGAACCGACTGCGGACGGACGGCGTCCCCGCGGTCATCTCCGGTGCGGGCCCCACGGTGCTCGCGCTGGTCGAGGACGGTGCGGCCGACAAGGTCGCACGGCTGGCGGGCGAGGGGTGGGCGGCCAACCGGCTGGCTCTCGACGCCGGGGGGGCGAGCGTCCTGCCGCTCACCTGA
- the thrC gene encoding threonine synthase, translating to MNAIADAGPRMSGTRQWHGWRGIIEEYRDRLPVSETTPVVTLREGGTPLVPAQVLSERTGCDVHLKVEGANPTGSFKDRGMTMAISAAKEAGAKAVICASTGNTSASAAAYAVRAGMVCAVLVPQGKIALGKMGQALVHGAKILQVDGNFDDCLTLARGLSEKYPVALVNSVNPARIQGQKTAAFEIVDMLGDAPDIHVLPVGNAGNITAYWKGYQEYAAPFADSGPRASRTPRMWGFQASGSAPIVRGEPVKEPSTIATAIRIGNPASWTYAEQARDESGGFIDEVTDRQILAAYRLLAAQEGVFVEPASAASVAGLLKAAEQGLVDPGQRIVCTVTGNGLKDPDWAVAGAPQPVVVPVDADAAAVRLGLV from the coding sequence ATGAACGCAATCGCCGACGCCGGGCCTCGAATGTCCGGCACCCGCCAGTGGCACGGCTGGCGGGGCATCATCGAGGAGTACCGCGACCGGCTCCCGGTGAGCGAGACGACGCCCGTCGTCACCCTGCGCGAGGGCGGTACGCCGCTGGTTCCCGCGCAGGTGCTCTCCGAGCGCACCGGCTGCGATGTGCACCTCAAGGTCGAGGGCGCCAACCCCACCGGGTCGTTCAAGGACCGCGGGATGACGATGGCCATCAGCGCGGCCAAGGAGGCCGGCGCCAAGGCCGTCATCTGCGCCTCCACCGGCAACACCTCGGCCTCCGCGGCGGCGTATGCCGTACGGGCCGGGATGGTCTGCGCGGTGCTGGTCCCGCAGGGCAAGATCGCGCTGGGCAAGATGGGCCAGGCGCTCGTCCACGGCGCGAAGATCCTCCAGGTCGACGGCAACTTCGACGACTGTCTGACGCTGGCGCGCGGGCTGTCGGAGAAGTACCCGGTGGCGCTGGTCAATTCGGTCAACCCGGCCCGGATCCAGGGGCAGAAGACCGCCGCCTTCGAGATCGTGGACATGCTCGGGGACGCGCCCGACATCCATGTGCTGCCGGTGGGCAACGCGGGCAACATCACCGCCTACTGGAAGGGCTACCAGGAGTACGCGGCGCCGTTCGCCGACAGCGGGCCGCGCGCCTCCCGTACGCCCCGGATGTGGGGCTTCCAGGCGTCCGGCTCGGCGCCGATCGTGCGCGGTGAGCCGGTCAAGGAGCCGAGCACCATCGCCACCGCCATCCGCATCGGCAACCCGGCCTCGTGGACCTACGCCGAGCAGGCACGGGACGAGTCCGGCGGCTTCATCGACGAGGTGACCGACCGTCAGATCCTCGCCGCCTACCGGCTGCTCGCCGCGCAGGAGGGCGTCTTCGTGGAGCCGGCCTCCGCGGCGAGCGTGGCGGGTCTGCTGAAGGCGGCCGAGCAGGGGCTGGTCGACCCCGGCCAGCGCATCGTCTGCACGGTGACCGGAAACGGGCTCAAGGACCCGGACTGGGCGGTGGCGGGAGCGCCGCAGCCGGTCGTGGTCCCGGTCGACGCGGACGCCGCGGCCGTACGGCTCGGGCTGGTCTGA
- a CDS encoding homoserine dehydrogenase, with protein sequence MMRTRPLKVALLGCGVVGSEVARIMTTQADDLAARIGAPVELAGIAVRRPGRVREGVPAELVTTDATALVKRGDIDVVVEVIGGIEPARTLITTAFDHGASVVSANKALVAQDGAALHAAAEQRRADLYYEAAVAGAIPLVRPLRESLAGDKVNRVLGIVNGTTNFILDRMDGSGAGYSEALDEATALGYAEADPTADVEGFDAAAKAAILAGIAFHTRVTLDDVHREGITEVTAADIASAKRMGCTVKLLAICERAADGRSVTARVHPAMIPLSHPLASVREAYNAVFVEADAAGQLMFYGPGAGGSPTASAVLGDLVAACRNKLAEATGPGESAYSRLPVSPMGDVITRYHISLDVADKPGVLAQVATVFAEHGVSIDTVRQQGKDGEASLVVVTHRASDAALTSTVDALRRLDTVRDVASIMRVEGE encoded by the coding sequence ATGATGCGTACGCGTCCGCTGAAAGTGGCGCTGCTGGGCTGTGGAGTGGTCGGCTCAGAGGTGGCGCGCATCATGACGACGCAGGCGGACGATCTCGCGGCGCGCATCGGGGCCCCGGTCGAGCTGGCCGGGATCGCGGTGCGGCGCCCCGGCCGGGTCCGGGAAGGGGTGCCGGCGGAGCTGGTGACCACCGATGCCACGGCCCTGGTCAAGCGCGGGGACATCGATGTGGTGGTCGAGGTCATCGGCGGGATCGAGCCCGCCCGCACCCTCATCACCACCGCCTTCGACCACGGCGCGAGCGTGGTGTCCGCCAACAAGGCGCTGGTCGCCCAGGACGGCGCCGCGCTGCACGCCGCGGCCGAGCAGCGCCGTGCGGACCTCTACTACGAGGCCGCGGTCGCGGGGGCGATCCCGCTGGTGCGGCCGCTGCGCGAGTCGCTCGCCGGCGACAAGGTCAACCGGGTCCTCGGCATCGTCAACGGCACCACCAACTTCATCCTGGACCGGATGGACGGCAGCGGCGCCGGCTACAGCGAGGCGCTGGACGAGGCCACGGCCCTGGGCTACGCCGAGGCCGACCCGACCGCCGATGTCGAGGGCTTCGACGCCGCCGCGAAGGCCGCGATCCTCGCCGGGATCGCCTTCCACACCCGGGTCACGCTCGACGATGTGCACCGCGAGGGCATCACCGAGGTGACCGCCGCCGACATCGCCTCCGCCAAGCGCATGGGCTGCACCGTCAAGCTGCTCGCGATCTGCGAGCGGGCCGCCGACGGCCGCTCGGTCACCGCGCGGGTGCATCCGGCGATGATTCCGCTGAGCCACCCCCTCGCCTCCGTCCGCGAGGCGTACAACGCGGTCTTCGTGGAGGCCGACGCCGCGGGGCAGCTGATGTTCTACGGACCGGGCGCGGGCGGTTCGCCGACCGCCTCGGCCGTCCTCGGCGACCTCGTCGCCGCCTGCCGCAACAAGCTGGCGGAGGCCACCGGACCAGGGGAGTCCGCGTACAGCAGGCTCCCGGTGAGCCCGATGGGCGATGTGATCACTCGCTACCACATCAGCCTGGACGTCGCCGACAAACCGGGAGTTCTCGCACAGGTCGCCACAGTCTTCGCCGAGCATGGCGTGTCCATCGATACGGTCCGCCAGCAGGGGAAGGACGGCGAGGCGTCCCTCGTCGTCGTGACCCACCGCGCGAGCGACGCCGCGCTGACGTCGACCGTGGACGCGCTCCGCCGGCTCGACACGGTCCGCGATGTCGCGAGCATCATGCGGGTCGAGGGCGAGTAG